Within the Bacillus sp. FSL K6-3431 genome, the region ATCCTGATTCAATTAATTCTTCTACTTCTTTTTTTGTTGCTGTAATGAAAACATCACTATCAGGATAATCACGTTTCACAATTCCGACTACAGGTAAAGAAACTTCTTTTTTTATTGCTTGGACATCTTGCTTTGAATTTGCACGAATACCAACCGCACCGCCAAGCTTAGCAGCAAGTGCCATTTTTGCCATTATAAATGAACTGTGAAGAGGCTCATTCTCTAGCGCTTGACAAGAAGCAACAAGTCCATGATTAATTTTATCTAACATCATTATTCACCCACTATTTCTGTGATTTCGTTTTTAATAATTGTTACATGTGGTCCATAAATGACTTGGACACCTTTACCTTTCATTACGACACCTTTTGCTCCTGTTTCTTTCAATAATGCTTCATCTACTTTATCAGCATCATTGACACTAACACGCAAACGAGTAGCACAGCAATCAACATTTGTTAAGTTGTCAGCGCCACCTAATGCAGTAATAATTGTTTGTGCTCTTTCGCTTGAATTTTCCGCTGTTGTTGCTTTTGTTAATTCTTCATCTTCCCGGCCAGGTGTTTTGAAATTGAATTTTTTAATTAAGAATGTAAATAGGAAGTAGTAGACAAAGAACCATGGAATACCAATAATTGGAACCATTATCCAGTTTGTTTTCGCATTTCCTTGTAAAATTCCAAATAGGACAAAGTCGATAAATCCTCCCGAAAACGTTTGACCAATTGTAATTTGGAAGATATGAGCCATCATAAAGGCTAGTCCATCTAAGAATGCATGTACAACATAAAGTACGGGAGCGATAAACAAGAATGAGAATTCAATTGGTTCTGTAATTCCTGTTAAAAATGATGTTAATGCAGCTGATCCCATCAAACCTGCAACTATCTTTTTGTTTTTCGGTTTTGCTGTACGATAAATGGCATATGTCGCGCCAATAAGACCAAACATCATTGTAATAAAACGTCCAGACATAAAACGTGAAGTGCCACTATAAAACTTTTCAATCGTAGGATCAGCAAGTTGTGCAAAGAAAATCCGCTGTGTTCCTTCAATTAGCTGTCCATCAACAATGAGTGAACCACCTAAGCTAGTAGTCCAAAAAGGCATATAAAATATATGATGAAGACCGAATGGACCTAGTAAACGTAACACGAATCCATAAATAAAGGTCCCAATATACCCAGTAGTTTCTACTAATCCGCCCATTTTAAAAATCCCGGCTTGAATAAATGGCCAAACTAGGAACATAAGCACTCCTAGAAAAATAGCTGCGAATGAAGAAATAATCGGAACAAAACGTGATCCACTAAAGAAACCTAAAAAGGCAGGAAGTTCTTTTTTATTATACCGATTATGGAGTAATGCAACTAAAATCCCAACCATTACACCGCCGAAGACGCCTGTTTCTAAAGTGTGAATACCCAGTACTAAACCTTGCCCAGCAGATGCAGGATCTTCTGTATTAAGAATTCCCATGATAGATAATAATGCAGAGATCGTCGAATTCATAACTAGGAAACCAAGCATACCTGCAAGCCCAGCAGTTCCCTTATCACTTTTTGCTAAACCAACTGATACACCTATTGCAAATAGTAATGCAAGGTTAGCGAAAATGACATTCCCAGCACTGGACATAATGGTAAAGATGGATTGAAGCCATGCCACGTCCAAGAATGGATATGCCTTAACTGTATTAGGGTTAGATAAAGCGCCGCCAATTCCCAAAAGTAAACCTGCTGCTGGCAAAACAGCAATGGGTAACATAAATGATTTACCAAACTGTTGCGCTTTCTCGAAGAAACTATTCATCATGTGTACCTCCTTGATGTAAATTATTTTCATTTATTATTATAGAAAAGTAATTCAATAAATGCAATAGGGAATGTAAAGCACTTACAATTATTATTAGGAGTATGTTAAATAGTATGCCTTTAACATACTCCAAGTTTCTTCTCAATTTCGATAACTTTCATCTATATGTTACAATTAGAACAGTAAAATCAGTATGTAAAGGACGGAAATAATGAGTAAAATTCAAGCACCGATTAATAAAAATGATTATATAGATGTAATTTTTGAAGACTTAACACATGACGGTAATGGCGTAGCAAAAGTGGATGGCTATCCTTTGTTTGTTGCCAATGGGTTACCAGGAGAAAAGGCAAAAGTGAAAGTTACGAAGTTGAATAAAGGATACGGGTTTGGCCGTTTGATGGAGATATATGAAGAAAGTGAATATCGTGTGGAACCGCCTTGTCCTATATATTCACAATGCGGTGGCTGTCAGCTTCAGCATTTGAGCTATGAGGGACAATTACTCGCTAAAGAAAAGCAGGTACGGGATGTAATGCAACGGATTGGAAAATTGGATAATGTAAAAATTCATCCGACGCTAGGTATGGAAGATCCATGGCGTTACCGAAATAAAGCACAAGTTCCCATTGGAGAACGAGAAGGCGGTTTAATTGGCGGCTTTTATCAACAACGTTCACATGACATTATCGATATGGAGGAGTGTCTGATCCAATTCGAACAAAATGATGTCGTATTACAAAAAGTAAAAGAAATTTGCGGGAAATATGGTGTCAGAGCATACAATGAACAGGCCAATAAAGGAACGCTTCGCCATGTGATGGTTCGGTACGGAAAAGTAACAGGTGAAATCATGGTTGTTTTGATTACACGTACACCAGATTTGCAGAATCAGAAAAAGATCATTGAAGAAATTACGGCAGCGATTCCTGGTATTAAATCAATCGTGCAAAACGTAAATAAAAAACGTACGAATGTTATTTTTGGCGAGCAAACGAAAGTACTTTGGGGAGAAGAGGTTATCTATGACTATATCGGTGACATTAAATTTGCCATATCAGCTCGATCCTTTTTTCAAGTAAATCCCGAGCAAACGAAGGTTCTCTATGACAAAGCCCTGGAATATGCCGGCTTAAGCGGAAATGAAAATGTCATTGATGCATACTGTGGAATTGGAACCATTTCACTTTTCCTAGCAAAAAAAGCTAAGAACGTATATGGAGTCGAAATCGTTCCCGAAGCAATAGAAGATGCAAGAAAAAATGCAGAACTAAACGGCATCACAAACGCCGAATTTGCAGTCGGCGAAGCGGAAGTTGTCATTCCCAATTGGTATAAACAAGGCAACAAAGCAGACGTACTCGTCGTTGATCCTCCACGCAAAGGCTGCGACCAAGCATTGCTAGATACAATTATCAACATGAAACCAGAAAAAGTTGTTTATGTATCATGCAACCCAGCGACCCTAGCACGTGATTTAAGAATATTGGAGGATGGAGGGTATCAAACGGTGGAAGTGCAACCGGTGGATATGTTTCCGATGACGACTCACGTGGAGTGTGTATCGTTGCTACAAAGAAAAACTATATAGAAATCCTTAGTTTTAAACACTTTCACAAGCATTTCGTGTTTGTAGGAGAAGGTGAAAAAACTAGAAATAAGGTACTGAAAAACCACATTACCGTTTCAGTGGTAATTGATCTGGGGTGTGGGAACACAAGGGAATATTAAAGTTTAACTTAAATATATATTTATTTCAATAAAAGGCATGTTTATAGTTCATGAGATGCCGTTGTAGTCCGACTATACATTTATATCTAGTACAGCACTTGTTAGTTATGTTCGTAAAGTAGAGAGAATATAACCCTTATTTTCAACTTATTACGAGGTGAAAATAAGGGTTAATTATATTGGAGAAATGATTAGTAGATAATAATAAATATAAAATAATAGAAACAAGCAATGTTAAATCCATATATAAGAGTCGGAAAGTTCAAGTAAGAGTGATTTTATCTTTTTATAGAAGGAGAATTCCTATTGCACCTATGAATGGTGGTAATATTTAAGTGTGCATAAACGAAAATGGATTTATAGATATCAGTGTTACCTTGCCTAAAGTAGGGAGGAGAAAGTACGGAAACCAATCTAAGATTAATACTTGATTTGTATTTTGGAACGGGACACTTTTCCGAATCATTATTAGTAGTCTAAAAATTTCATAGTATAAAGTTATCACATGCAGGAAATAGGATTAAAATATGTGTTTAAATCGAAGAATTTATATAAGGAAAAATAACACTATCTATCACAAAATATATGTAGTTAGTTGATATTATCACTTATAAATGAGAATATAGTACTATGGAAATAACTTGAATCGGGGGTGCGAAATGGAATTATTACAAAGAAAATTAAATTATAGAGAAGGCAGTTTAGATTTTAAAGAATTTAAACAAAATGGCATTCACGGTATAGCTAAATATCCAGCTATGATGGTTGCACCTATGCAAGAGAAAGTATTAAATGATATCTTAAAAGTAGAAAAAACAATAAAGAATATATTTGATCCATTTCACGGCTCAGGAACAACCTTAGTAGTGGGTAAAGAGTTGGGGTTAGAAACAATAGGAGTTGATATAAATCCATTAGCTAATCTATTTACTGATGTGAAGCTCACTGGCGTAGATCATTTAGTTATTAAAACTAAAAATTCTATTCTAGAACAACGTTTAAATGAAAATTACACGTTACATGATTTCAGTAATATTAATAAGTGGTTTAGAGAAGACATTATTGAAGACCTAAGTAAAATTAAAACAGCTATATCTAAAGAAGAAGATTATATAACAAGAAGATATTATTGGCTCTGTTTTTCTAATATTATCTATAAATATAAAAATTCTCGAAAATCAACTTTTAAGCTACATGTGAAGAAAGAAGAAGACATAAAAGTAATTATTAACAATGTAGTGGAAGACTTTATCTTAGAAATTAATGAGAGATTTGAGGATCTTCCAAACTATAAATCTAATATTACTCACAGGTTAATTACAAAAGATGTGAGAGAGGCTTGCTCCGAAATAAAAAAAAAAAGCATAGATATAATTTGTACATCTCCACCTTATGGGGATAATGCTACTACGGTAACATATGGTCAGTTTTCAATACTGGCTTTGTTGTGGATAGATGAAAAAGATTTAGATATTCCACATCCAGACGTATTAACAACATTTTCAAAAATTGATTATTTGAGTTTAGGTGGAAAAAGGAATGCTTCATTAGAATGGGATGTTTTATCATTAAATCAGGTTTTGAATCGTGTGTCTGAGAGTAAACAAAAGAAAATCAATTCTTTTTTTCAAGATTACTTCGAAGCTCTTATTGCAATTGTTGATACATTAAAAAAGAAAGGAATTCTAATGTTGACCTTAGGAAATCGAACGGTTGATGGTGAAATAATTTCATTAGATAAAATTACTGAGGAGTTCTTGGAACAGTATGACTTTAGTTTAATAACAGATGTGAAACGAAACATTCATAATAAGCGTATGCCTTCGAGAGTTTCTAAGTTGAAGGGACGAGGATCTGTAAAGTCTATGTCTCAAGAGACAATTTTAGTTTTTAGAAAGGAGCAATAGTATGGTAAATTTGAATTCTGAATTTGCGGAAGTAGAAGATATTATAAAGTTGGCGGCAAGTGTAAAAAGTCCTTTAGTTTCAATAGCAGAATTAGTAAAAAATGGTGCTGATGCAGGAGCAAAAGAAGTAATAGTGGATATAAGCAAGGAAAAAAAGATAATATGTGTTAATGATGATGGTAAAGGATTTAGTGATAATGATATTCAATATTTACACAGAATTTACTACTCAAATAAAAAAAAGGATGGGAATTTAACTAATAATCACAATGAGTTTTTTGCGGGAAGTAAGGGATTAGGCTTATTTTCAGCATTCTTTTTAGGGGACGAAATTGAAATAATTACTGAGAACCCAAATTTTAGTTATTCTGTAAAGTGGTGTAGAGATGCAATGCCTACAATTGAAGAGATTCCTACTACTGGAGAAACAGGGACGCAAATAATTATTCGCCAATTAAATGAAAAGAGATTGAATCATTTATTAAAGGAAAAAGAGTTGAAAAAATTTCGATTCGTTTCTTTTGGACTATATAATTCCAAGGCGACTTTACCTGAAATTAAATTATTGATAGATGGACAAAAAATCGAAAACCTTATTGAAATTAAGAATGTGGTTAATCATAAAATCAAAGTTAATTTTAGTTATAATAAGAAGACTCGGAAATTAGATTTTCAATATA harbors:
- the ptsG gene encoding glucose-specific PTS transporter subunit IIBC, whose amino-acid sequence is MNSFFEKAQQFGKSFMLPIAVLPAAGLLLGIGGALSNPNTVKAYPFLDVAWLQSIFTIMSSAGNVIFANLALLFAIGVSVGLAKSDKGTAGLAGMLGFLVMNSTISALLSIMGILNTEDPASAGQGLVLGIHTLETGVFGGVMVGILVALLHNRYNKKELPAFLGFFSGSRFVPIISSFAAIFLGVLMFLVWPFIQAGIFKMGGLVETTGYIGTFIYGFVLRLLGPFGLHHIFYMPFWTTSLGGSLIVDGQLIEGTQRIFFAQLADPTIEKFYSGTSRFMSGRFITMMFGLIGATYAIYRTAKPKNKKIVAGLMGSAALTSFLTGITEPIEFSFLFIAPVLYVVHAFLDGLAFMMAHIFQITIGQTFSGGFIDFVLFGILQGNAKTNWIMVPIIGIPWFFVYYFLFTFLIKKFNFKTPGREDEELTKATTAENSSERAQTIITALGGADNLTNVDCCATRLRVSVNDADKVDEALLKETGAKGVVMKGKGVQVIYGPHVTIIKNEITEIVGE
- a CDS encoding DNA methyltransferase; the protein is MELLQRKLNYREGSLDFKEFKQNGIHGIAKYPAMMVAPMQEKVLNDILKVEKTIKNIFDPFHGSGTTLVVGKELGLETIGVDINPLANLFTDVKLTGVDHLVIKTKNSILEQRLNENYTLHDFSNINKWFREDIIEDLSKIKTAISKEEDYITRRYYWLCFSNIIYKYKNSRKSTFKLHVKKEEDIKVIINNVVEDFILEINERFEDLPNYKSNITHRLITKDVREACSEIKKKSIDIICTSPPYGDNATTVTYGQFSILALLWIDEKDLDIPHPDVLTTFSKIDYLSLGGKRNASLEWDVLSLNQVLNRVSESKQKKINSFFQDYFEALIAIVDTLKKKGILMLTLGNRTVDGEIISLDKITEEFLEQYDFSLITDVKRNIHNKRMPSRVSKLKGRGSVKSMSQETILVFRKEQ
- the rlmD gene encoding 23S rRNA (uracil(1939)-C(5))-methyltransferase RlmD — its product is MSKIQAPINKNDYIDVIFEDLTHDGNGVAKVDGYPLFVANGLPGEKAKVKVTKLNKGYGFGRLMEIYEESEYRVEPPCPIYSQCGGCQLQHLSYEGQLLAKEKQVRDVMQRIGKLDNVKIHPTLGMEDPWRYRNKAQVPIGEREGGLIGGFYQQRSHDIIDMEECLIQFEQNDVVLQKVKEICGKYGVRAYNEQANKGTLRHVMVRYGKVTGEIMVVLITRTPDLQNQKKIIEEITAAIPGIKSIVQNVNKKRTNVIFGEQTKVLWGEEVIYDYIGDIKFAISARSFFQVNPEQTKVLYDKALEYAGLSGNENVIDAYCGIGTISLFLAKKAKNVYGVEIVPEAIEDARKNAELNGITNAEFAVGEAEVVIPNWYKQGNKADVLVVDPPRKGCDQALLDTIINMKPEKVVYVSCNPATLARDLRILEDGGYQTVEVQPVDMFPMTTHVECVSLLQRKTI